The proteins below are encoded in one region of Apium graveolens cultivar Ventura chromosome 4, ASM990537v1, whole genome shotgun sequence:
- the LOC141718222 gene encoding uncharacterized protein LOC141718222 — protein sequence MKAQIAELANSSNTRQLDFLQSQHIQLEEDGIFITLNNDLEDDDLSMFGGDMNINSEDEHDTNIKINNVVVEDNDTFYNIDVITPIVQDSYQTLIGDPFETALKFQAEEEGDDGGICLFIDVVIQDDLMAPVKVRSEDKPPPHACERLMVWYQNLDEQLAVINIDEEENGDFIFDGDVEEQVNRYELCLVRRFLTEKNINVWTMTSKMADIWKPMMGINIKETDPGIFLFQFYHQEDLLWVFNGGPWSFDSAMLVLNKIPLGEEPLNVSLWFLEVWIQIHDLPKGFMAEVVGRQLGDFFGEFLQYDVKNNSSIWMEYMRIKIKLDVRKPLKRRKKIKRKNGTEFVVTCKYERLGDFCFICGLVSHTERFCRRNLDKRSEEGVKDWGPWLRATPRRGLNQGRSKWLRDEDDAEWEAKIGRSNNCPPFTGGNFGDMDNNLTVVHDSSMRANLGKDKVVLGKEMGGTNSNSMLCIQEINFGPNLEEEIGLDVEDRKRRRSGPITQIVMDTDDILNGANNKSMLLLEAGLSGSDCSLIFIQSWDSQITLQLTELAKVGGLAIMWKHSVICKVVDSSVNYIDVVFFEKNSPEWRLSCFYGMPEHKEGVHPHSQSLMDGFRSAIEDCNLVEVDLMGGKYTWEKSKGKPNWVKERLDRAFATEGWWQKFPLGTLELRHAIVSDHEPIELKLMDTLMSRKHFRFRFENSWLKEPSLKLKLKLISVSSFMSKWGRNFYHKFRDKVKRQKEILNALKDREDEEGIKSYFEEREKLNEFLEHEESYWKQRAKIFWLKEGDTNSRFFHVQASKRKKCNRTMGGKWILMTRCAGDSTETPVITEEQNRILTAEVGFEEFTCALKQMHPDKASGPDDLNSINLVLIPKKENVDNLKDVRPIALYNVLYKILAKVLANRLKKVLPVVITENQSAFVQGRSITDNVLISFELIHFMKRKKGSQDGEVALKLDISKAYDRVSWDYLWHRMRIMGFNEKWLKWMRLYVTTVQYMVCLNGSYVGPIMPSRGLRQGDPLSPYLFLLCAEGLSNLLNSAAATGSINGCRISSTVEETRVVKDMLNLYEKQSGQAVNFQKSAMFFSSNVRRDNQTEIWSLSNEIEKMFNGFWWKSGKNGGKGIRWHAWDKMCTAKNKGGLGFRCMYGYNLALLGKHVWNFLKNPESLVARIFKARYFPDKYVLEAQKGSNASFIWSGICAAKDEFYRGFKWVLGDGLNIDIFTDQWLRGKSYYKVDTDHTHNTRIDKVCEFFRPYGKQWDEAKVTQTFHDGDARCILNTRIPQNQIQDRVAWLHTKDGQYSLRINSCLVRLARTLWGIWFARNRKVWEDKQTPPNVAMEVASKMVDEWQKAQQKNQLSSNTPNRSENESQVHWEKPQGGWKKVNVDASVYDGSSSFKIGLVLRDDSGSFIAGLQSCMAGQVSSMEAEVIDVHEALCSIQSLGLGNIAVECDALNVVSAVQKGTVYFLRLGVF from the exons ATGAAGGCTCAAATTGCAGAGTTGGCTAACTCTTCCAATACAAGGCAACTCGACTTTTTACAATCACAACATATTCAACTTGAAGAGGATGGGATTTTCATCACTCTAAATAATGATCTTGAGGATGATGATTTATCGATGTTCGGTGGTGATATGAATATCAATTCAGAGGATGAGCATGACACTAATATTAAGATCAATAATGTTGTTGTTGAGGACAAT GACACTTTCTACAATATTGACGTGATTACACCGATTGTCCAAGATAGTTATCAAACTTTGATCGGTGATCCATTTGAAACGGCTCTTAAGTTTCAAGCTGAAGAAGAAGGAGACGATGGAGGTATCTGTTTATTCATTGATGTAGTAATCCAAGATGATCTAATGGCTCCTGTGAAAGTGAGGAGTGAAGATAAGCCACCACCTCAT GCTTGTGAGAGGCTAATGGTATGGTATCAAAATCTTGACGAACAACTGGCTGTTATTAACATTGATGAGGAGGAAAATGGCGATTTTATATTCGATGGTGATGTGGAGGAGCAGGTTAACAGATATGAATTATGTCTTGTGAGGAGGTTTCTAACAGAGAAGAATATTAATGTTTGGACTATGACGTCTAAAATGGCGGATATTTGGAAGCCAATGATGGGGATTAATATCAAGGAGACTGATCCTGGCATCTTCTTGTTTCAATTTTACCATCAAGAAGATCTACTGTGGGTGTTTAATGGCGGACCGTGGTCGTTCGACAGTGCAATGCTGGTTCTGAATAAAATCCCACTTGGAGAGGAACCATTGAATGTCTCCCTATGGTTTCTGGAGGTGTGGATCCAAATACACGATCTACCCAAGGGTTTCATGGCTGAGGTAGTGGGTAGGCAGCTGGGGGACTTTTTTGGTGAGTTTCTGCAGTATGATGTGAAGAACAATTCTAGTATATGGATGGAATATATGAGGATAAAGATTAAGTTGGATGTACGCAAACCTTTGAAGAGGAGGAAAAAAATCAAGAGGAAAAATGGAACAGAATTCGTGGTTACCTGCAAGTACGAAAGACTGGGTGATTTTTGCTTTATATGTGGATTGGTATCCCACACAGAACGTTTTTGTAGAAGGAATTTAGATAAACGGAGTGAAGAAGGTGTTAAAGATTGGGGGCCATGGCTCCGGGCAACGCCGAGAAGAGGTCTGAACCAGGGAAGGAGCAAATGGTTGCGTGACGAGGACGATGCTGAATGGGAGGCGAAGATTGGGCGATCAAACAACTGTCCACCCTTCACGGGAGGAAATTTTGGCGATATGGATAACAACTTAACTGTGGTGCATGATTCAAGCATGAGAGCTAATCTTGGAAAGGATAAGGTGGTATTAGGAAAGGAAATGGGCGGGACAAATTCAAATTCAATGTTGTGTATTCAGGAAATAAATTTTGGGCCAAATCTAGAAGAGGAAATTGGGCTTGATGTGGAGGATCGAAAACGAAGGAGGAGTGGGCCTATAACGCAAATAGTAATGGATACAGATGACATTTTAAATGGAGCGAATAACAAAAGCATGTTACTTTTAGAAGCTGGTCTTTCTGGTTCAGATTGTTCG TTGATCTTCATACAAAGTTGGGATTCTCAAATTACTTTACAGTTAACAGAGTTGGCCAAGGTGGGGGGTCTTGCTATTATGTGGAAGCATTCGGTAATTTGTAAAGTGGTTGACTCCTCTGTTAACTATATTGATGTGGTTTTCTTTGAGAAAAACTCTCCTGAATGGAGATTATCTTGTTTTTATGGAATGCCTGAGC ATAAGGAGGGAGTCCACCCTCATTCTCAGTCTTTGATGGATGGTTTTCGATCAGCGATAGAGGATTGTAACTTAGTGGAGGTCGATCTCATGGGTGGGAAGTATACCTGGGAGAAGAGTAAAGGGAAGCCTAATTGGGTCAAGGAGAGATTGGACAGAGCTTTCGCTACTGAGGGATGGTGGCAGAAATTCCCGTTGGGTACACTCGAGCTGAGGCACGCTATTGTATCAGATCATGAACCAATTGAACTGAAGCTGATGGATACTTTGATGTCTAGAAAACATTTTAGGTTTAGGTTTGAAAACTCCTGGTTAAAAGAGCCAAGCTTAAAGCTGAAGTTGAAG CTTATTTCTGTGTCTTCATTCATGTCGAAATGGGGGAGGAATTTTTACCATAAGTTTAGAGATAAAGTGAAGCGTCAGAAGGAGATTCTGAATGCACTAAAGGACCGTGAAGATGAGGAGGGAATCAAGAGTTATTTTGAAGAAAGAGAGAAACTAAATGAATTTCTAGAACATGAAGAATCATATTGGAAGCAGCGTGCAAAAATTTTTTGGTTAAAGGAGGGGGATACCAATTCAAGGTTTTTTCATGTACAAGCATCGAAGAGGAAGAAATGTAACAGGACAATGGGGGGCAAGTGGATTCTCATGACCAGATGTGCAG GGGATAGTACTGAAACACCTGTCATAACGGAAGAACAGAACCGAATACTTACTGCAGAGGTAGGGTTTGAGGAATTTACTTGTGCTTTAAAACAAATGCACCCGGACAAAGCCTCGGGGCCTGATG ACCTCAATAGTATAAATTTAGTGCTGATTCCTAAAAAAGAGAATGTGGATAATTTGAAAGATGTTCGTCCGATTGCCTTGTACAATGTTCTATATAAAATCTTGGCAAAAGTCTTAGCCAATAGACTTAAGAAGGTGTTACCAGTTGTGATTACGGAGAATCAGTCGGCTTTTGTTCAAGGCAGGAGCATTACGGACAATGTGCTTATTTCTTTTGAATTGATTCACTTTATGAAGCGTAAGAAAGGTAGTCAGGATGGGGAAGTTGCGTTAAAACTTGACATTTCTAAAGCGTATGACCGAGTTAGTTGGGACTACTTATGGCATAGAATGAGGATAATGGGTTTTAACGAAAAATGGTTGAAATGGATGCGTCTCTATGTCACTACGGTTCAATATATGGTATGTCTGAATGGTTCGTATGTGGGACCTATTATGCCGAGTAGAGGCTTAAGACAGGGAGACCCGCTCTCTCCCTATCTCTTTCTCTTATGTGCCGAGGGGTTATCCAACCTTTTAAACAGTGCAGCTGCTACTGGTAGTATTAATGGATGTCGTATTAGTAG CACGGTGGAGGAAACTAGGGTGGTGAAGGATATGCTGAATCTTTATGAAAAGCAATCAGGGCAGGCCGTGAATTTTCAAAAATCTGCTATGTTTTTCAGCTCGAATGTGAGAAGAGATAATCAAACTGAGATTTGG TCGCTGTCTAATGAGATAGAAAAGATGTTTAATGGGTTTTGGTGGAAATCTGGAAAAAATGGTGGTAAAGGTATCAGATGGCATGCCTGGGATAAGATGTGCACGGCGAAAAACAAAGGAGGATTGGGTTTCAGATGTATGTATGGTTATAATTTGGCCCTTCTAGGcaaacatgtttggaattttctGAAGAATCCGGAGTCTTTGGTGGCGAGGATTTTCAAAGCAAGGTACTTTCCAGACAAATATGTTTTGGAGGCACAAAAAGGTAGTAATGCTAGCTTTATCTGGTCAGGAATTTGTGCAGCTAAGGATGAGTTTTATAGGGGTTTTAAATGGGTGTTAGGTGATGGACTTAATATCGATATCTTCACGGATCAGTGGTTGAGGGGGAAGTCATATTATAAAGTGGATACTGATCATACGCATAACACCAGAATTGATAAGGTGTGTGAGTTTTTCCGTCCATATGGTAAGCAATGGGATGAGGCAAAAGTAACTCAAACCTTTCATGATGGTGATGCTCGTTGTATCTTAAATACGCGTATTCCGCAGAACCAAATTCAGGATCGTGTAGCATGGCTGCATACGAAAGACGGTCAATACTCG CTCAGAATCAACTCCTGCTTGGTGAGGTTAGCAAGGACTCTATGGGGAATTTGGTTTGCACGTAATAGAAAAGTCTGGGAGGATAAACAGACGCCTCCAAATGTGGCTATGGAAGTAGCATCGAAGATGGTTGATGAGTGGCAGAAGGCTCAACAGAAAAACCAGTTGTCAAGTAATACACCTAATAGGAGTGAAAATGAGTCTCAAGTTCACTGGGAGAAGCCACAGGGTGGATGGAAGAAGGTAAATGTGGATGCTTCGGTTTATGATGGCAGTTCTTCATTTAAAATTGGTTTGGTACTTAGAGATGACAGTGGAAGTTTCATTGCTGGGTTGCAGAGTTGTATGGCAGGGCAGGTGTCTAGCATGGAGGCGGAAGTAATAGATGTGCATGAGGCTCTCTGTTCGATCCAAAGTCTAGGTCTGGGAAATATTGCAGTCGAGTGTGATGCTCTAAATGTGGTCAGTGCAGTGCAGAAAGGCACTGTTTATTTTCTGAGGTTGGGAGTATTCTAG